A window of the Streptomyces sp. JB150 genome harbors these coding sequences:
- a CDS encoding protein kinase: MSGRQEPYAVPVPRGYRVGGWEVRGPIATGAFGSVYEGRRTAADDVLPRTVALKFLPTGTSTPRHLAHLRELIDREVELLRRVARPRLIRMYETLTVDDPARPGLDGATVLVLEKAEGSLTALLAQTPRPASGPALLAQVCEGLHQLHTAGWVHGDLKPANVLLMRDGSARLADFNMAAELEGTHAYTPAFSTPDYTPPELLWSEIGERGRRIRPSADVWAFGVLAHLVLTGAFPLPGATPTARRDAAAAYARGADELRLSPGLPGPWREIVRCCLTRTHEERIAGEALLRRVREAAGETGPRRLRRRTAVTAAAAVTAAAAALGYALGPWATDGGRPGPGRAGATAPTVAAAAYGAAELRTDQGIPVAYRRLIVDAAHTCAQPEVSPALIAAMLKAESDFDPELSDPARDEYGIARWTPRVLRWWVRADGLPTEKTPRPPFSPAESIPAMGRYLCFIEPRLKSSLTGDRRVLIAAAYRTSYDTVNDAGGVPARFRAYVDEVAHYLKEYTPLRARRP; encoded by the coding sequence GTGAGCGGACGGCAGGAGCCGTACGCGGTCCCGGTGCCGCGCGGGTACCGGGTCGGCGGCTGGGAGGTGCGGGGGCCGATCGCGACCGGGGCGTTCGGCAGCGTGTACGAGGGGAGGCGGACCGCGGCGGACGACGTACTGCCGCGCACCGTGGCGCTGAAGTTCCTGCCCACCGGCACCAGCACCCCCCGTCACCTGGCCCACCTGCGGGAACTGATCGACCGGGAGGTCGAGTTGCTGCGCCGGGTGGCGCGGCCCCGGCTGATCCGGATGTACGAGACGCTGACCGTCGACGACCCCGCCCGCCCCGGGCTCGACGGCGCGACCGTCCTGGTCCTGGAGAAGGCGGAGGGCTCCCTGACGGCCCTGCTCGCGCAGACCCCGCGGCCCGCCTCGGGCCCCGCGCTGCTGGCGCAGGTCTGCGAGGGCCTGCACCAGCTGCACACGGCGGGCTGGGTGCACGGCGACCTGAAGCCGGCCAACGTCCTGCTGATGCGGGACGGTTCGGCCCGCCTCGCCGACTTCAACATGGCCGCCGAGCTGGAGGGCACCCACGCCTACACGCCCGCCTTCTCCACACCCGACTACACCCCGCCCGAACTGCTCTGGTCGGAGATCGGCGAGCGCGGCCGCCGCATCCGCCCCTCCGCCGACGTCTGGGCCTTCGGCGTCCTCGCCCACCTCGTCCTCACCGGCGCCTTCCCGCTGCCCGGCGCCACCCCGACGGCCCGCCGTGACGCGGCCGCCGCGTACGCCCGCGGCGCGGACGAGCTGCGGCTCTCCCCCGGACTGCCGGGGCCCTGGCGGGAGATCGTGCGGTGCTGCCTGACCCGGACGCACGAGGAGCGGATCGCCGGGGAGGCGCTGCTGCGCCGGGTGCGGGAGGCGGCGGGCGAGACCGGCCCGCGCCGCCTTCGCCGCCGTACCGCCGTGACGGCCGCGGCGGCGGTCACGGCGGCGGCCGCCGCGCTCGGGTACGCCCTCGGCCCGTGGGCGACCGACGGGGGCAGGCCGGGTCCGGGCCGCGCGGGCGCCACCGCGCCGACCGTGGCGGCCGCGGCGTACGGCGCCGCGGAACTCCGTACCGACCAGGGCATCCCGGTCGCCTACCGGCGCCTCATCGTCGACGCGGCGCACACCTGCGCCCAGCCGGAGGTCTCCCCGGCGCTGATCGCGGCGATGCTGAAGGCGGAGAGCGACTTCGACCCCGAGCTGTCGGACCCCGCGCGCGACGAGTACGGCATCGCCCGCTGGACCCCGCGCGTGCTGCGCTGGTGGGTCCGCGCGGACGGCCTGCCCACCGAGAAGACCCCGCGGCCGCCCTTCTCGCCGGCCGAGTCGATCCCGGCGATGGGCCGCTACCTCTGCTTCATCGAGCCCCGGCTGAAGTCCTCCCTGACCGGCGACCGGCGGGTGCTGATCGCCGCCGCGTACCGGACGTCGTACGACACGGTGAACGACGCGGGCGGCGTCCCCGCGAGATTCCGGGCCTACGTCGACGAGGTCGCCCACTACCTCAAGGAGTACACGCCGCTGCGCGCGCGGCGACCCTGA
- a CDS encoding FHA domain-containing protein, with protein sequence MYSIIVVPPPTGEDPRGDRRFRLAPGERLAFGRDAGNDLAIAHDGVSRRAGLIAAQGAFWLLSNLSREQTYVVENPEGAGEHIKVGPGRLDAPVPFEFSRIVLPAAGDLLPVEVWAPRHDYLGPESGLDGATTAPAFCLDRTKRYFAVLAALCEPRLRGAPHAPLPTVDQVVDRLRPGWPAASRTSVQWNIDYLAVKLRLKPGPDTADTGPRLNGKKESLVSLALRFDLVREDDLDVLAAKRPPARPSSAGCPQDTRRPSVAPAAPPRTALDRPIG encoded by the coding sequence TTGTACAGCATCATCGTGGTACCTCCGCCGACCGGGGAGGACCCGCGCGGCGACCGCCGCTTCCGGCTCGCCCCCGGCGAGCGGCTGGCCTTCGGTCGCGACGCCGGGAACGACCTCGCGATCGCCCACGACGGGGTCTCCCGCCGAGCCGGCCTGATCGCCGCACAGGGCGCGTTCTGGCTGCTGAGCAACCTCAGCCGGGAGCAGACGTACGTCGTGGAGAACCCGGAGGGGGCCGGCGAGCACATCAAGGTCGGCCCGGGGCGGCTGGACGCGCCCGTGCCGTTCGAGTTCTCCCGGATCGTGCTGCCGGCCGCGGGCGATCTGCTGCCGGTCGAGGTGTGGGCGCCGCGCCACGACTATCTGGGCCCCGAGTCCGGGCTGGACGGCGCGACCACCGCGCCCGCGTTCTGCCTGGACCGCACCAAGCGCTACTTCGCGGTGCTGGCCGCCCTGTGCGAGCCCCGGCTGCGCGGCGCGCCGCATGCCCCGCTGCCCACCGTCGACCAGGTCGTGGACCGGCTGCGCCCCGGCTGGCCGGCCGCGTCGCGCACCTCGGTGCAGTGGAACATCGACTACCTCGCCGTGAAGCTCCGCCTGAAGCCCGGCCCCGACACCGCCGACACCGGGCCCCGCCTCAACGGCAAGAAGGAGTCCCTGGTGTCCCTGGCGCTCCGCTTCGACCTGGTCCGCGAGGACGACCTGGACGTCCTCGCCGCGAAGCGCCCGCCCGCGCGGCCGTCGTCCGCCGGCTGCCCGCAGGACACGCGGCGGCCCTCCGTCGCCCCGGCCGCGCCGCCCCGGACCGCCCTCGACCGGCCCATCGGGTGA
- a CDS encoding bifunctional methylenetetrahydrofolate dehydrogenase/methenyltetrahydrofolate cyclohydrolase — translation MTAQILDGKATAAEIKSDLTARVAALKEKGVTPGLGTILVGDDPGSQKYVAGKHRDCAQVGIASIQRELPATATQEEIEAVVRELNEDPACTGYIVQLPLPRGIDENRILELMDPAKDADGLHPMNLGRLVLNEPAPLPCTPNGILTLLRRYGVELKGAEVVVVGRGVTIGRPMPLLLTRRSENATVTQCHTGTRDLAAHLRRADVVIAAAGSAHLIRPEDVKPGAAVLDVGVSRNAEGRIVGDVHPGVAEVAGWISPNPGGVGPMTRAQLLVNVVEAAERSVG, via the coding sequence ATGACCGCCCAGATTCTCGATGGCAAGGCCACCGCAGCCGAGATCAAGTCCGATCTGACCGCCCGCGTGGCGGCGCTGAAGGAGAAGGGCGTCACGCCCGGCCTCGGCACGATCCTGGTCGGGGACGACCCCGGCAGCCAGAAGTACGTCGCCGGCAAGCACCGCGACTGCGCCCAGGTCGGCATCGCCTCCATCCAGCGCGAACTGCCGGCGACGGCGACGCAGGAGGAGATCGAGGCGGTCGTCCGGGAGCTGAACGAGGACCCGGCCTGCACCGGCTACATCGTGCAGCTCCCGCTGCCCAGGGGCATCGACGAGAACCGCATCCTCGAACTGATGGACCCGGCCAAGGACGCCGACGGCCTGCACCCGATGAACCTCGGCCGCCTCGTCCTCAACGAGCCGGCCCCGCTGCCCTGCACCCCGAACGGCATTCTCACCCTGCTGCGCCGTTACGGCGTCGAGCTGAAGGGCGCCGAGGTCGTGGTCGTCGGCCGCGGCGTGACCATCGGCCGCCCGATGCCGCTGCTGCTCACCCGGCGCAGCGAGAACGCCACCGTGACCCAGTGCCACACCGGCACCCGTGACCTGGCGGCCCATCTGCGCCGCGCGGACGTCGTCATCGCCGCCGCCGGGTCCGCCCACCTGATCCGCCCCGAGGACGTCAAGCCCGGCGCGGCCGTCCTCGACGTCGGGGTCTCCCGCAACGCCGAGGGCAGGATCGTCGGCGACGTCCACCCCGGCGTGGCCGAGGTGGCCGGCTGGATCTCCCCGAACCCGGGCGGTGTCGGCCCCATGACCCGGGCGCAGCTGCTGGTCAACGTGGTCGAGGCGGCGGAGCGCAGTGTCGGCTGA
- a CDS encoding DUF3017 domain-containing protein, producing the protein MTGDTPETVEVRDPISAPDAEGRPRRVTRRFPLFTRDTARPEGGGRAASGDAPAPARQWPMLAVLATVGLGLLLTAFDAFRAGTLLVGVALLGGAVLRWLLPGVGMLAVRSRFTDIATYGALGTVIVLLALMAQPEPKLEIPFLKDTLHFTVSG; encoded by the coding sequence ATCACGGGTGACACCCCCGAGACCGTCGAGGTGCGCGACCCGATCAGCGCGCCCGACGCCGAGGGCAGGCCGCGCCGGGTCACCCGTCGTTTCCCGCTGTTCACCCGGGACACCGCCCGCCCGGAGGGCGGCGGCCGGGCCGCGTCCGGGGACGCTCCGGCGCCCGCCCGGCAGTGGCCGATGCTCGCCGTGCTCGCCACGGTCGGCCTGGGCCTGCTGCTGACCGCGTTCGACGCGTTCCGCGCCGGCACGCTGCTGGTCGGCGTGGCCCTGCTGGGCGGCGCGGTGCTGCGCTGGCTGCTGCCCGGCGTCGGCATGCTCGCCGTACGGTCCCGGTTCACGGACATCGCGACGTACGGCGCGCTGGGCACGGTGATCGTCCTGCTGGCGCTGATGGCGCAGCCGGAGCCCAAGCTGGAGATCCCGTTCCTGAAGGACACGCTGCACTTCACGGTCAGCGGCTGA
- a CDS encoding XRE family transcriptional regulator, giving the protein MPRWKALPDELDPQIREFTSQLRRLVDRSGLSVAALADRTGYSKTSWERYLGGRLLAPKGAIVALAEVTGTNPIHLTTMWELAERAWSRSEMRHDMTMEAIRISQARAALSEFGPPPANAKGRTARRGGSATAVPGIAGPAGVAPTVPPQPTAADADSRTPAANSWNMAGYTGPSPASGRRTGAAGVAGPAGAAGGAGASGTGGGAGAGGRGSGRRRAAAPAPAGGGKRRMTMFAVGLVGVLVVAAGAVYLGGRGDGEGDTKASPSPSVTTGAELPPGVKCSGDSCTGKDAESMGCSGDLVTTAQTATVGTTVVEVRYSKVCAAAWGRITQAAQGDKVEVSAGKARENGSITLAGDTVAYTPMVAVKDAGEAIACATLASGGKGCTQQP; this is encoded by the coding sequence ATGCCTCGTTGGAAGGCCTTGCCGGATGAACTCGATCCGCAGATCAGGGAGTTCACCAGTCAGCTGCGGCGGCTCGTGGACCGCAGCGGCCTGAGCGTCGCCGCGCTCGCCGACCGCACCGGCTACAGCAAGACGTCATGGGAGCGTTATCTGGGCGGCCGGCTGCTCGCACCCAAGGGCGCGATCGTGGCCCTGGCCGAGGTCACCGGCACCAATCCGATCCACCTGACCACCATGTGGGAGCTCGCCGAACGTGCCTGGAGCCGTTCGGAGATGCGCCACGACATGACCATGGAGGCCATCCGGATCTCGCAGGCGCGTGCCGCGCTCAGCGAGTTCGGCCCGCCGCCCGCGAACGCCAAGGGCAGGACCGCCCGCCGCGGCGGCAGCGCCACGGCCGTGCCCGGCATCGCCGGCCCGGCGGGCGTCGCCCCGACGGTGCCGCCGCAGCCGACCGCCGCCGACGCGGACAGCCGGACGCCGGCGGCCAACTCGTGGAACATGGCCGGCTACACCGGACCGTCCCCCGCGAGCGGCCGCCGTACCGGCGCCGCCGGAGTGGCCGGACCGGCGGGCGCGGCCGGAGGGGCCGGAGCGAGCGGCACGGGCGGCGGCGCGGGGGCCGGCGGCAGGGGCTCCGGCCGCCGGCGCGCGGCGGCCCCCGCACCCGCCGGCGGCGGCAAGCGGCGGATGACGATGTTCGCCGTGGGCCTTGTCGGCGTGCTGGTCGTGGCGGCCGGCGCCGTCTACCTCGGCGGCAGGGGCGACGGTGAGGGCGATACGAAGGCCTCGCCCTCGCCCTCCGTCACCACCGGCGCCGAACTCCCGCCCGGGGTGAAGTGCAGCGGCGACAGCTGCACCGGCAAGGACGCGGAGAGCATGGGGTGCAGCGGCGACCTGGTCACCACCGCCCAGACCGCCACCGTCGGCACCACGGTCGTCGAGGTCCGCTACAGCAAGGTCTGCGCCGCCGCCTGGGGCCGGATCACCCAGGCCGCGCAAGGCGACAAGGTCGAGGTGAGCGCGGGCAAGGCCCGCGAGAACGGCTCGATCACCCTGGCCGGCGACACCGTCGCGTACACCCCGATGGTGGCCGTCAAGGACGCCGGCGAGGCCATCGCCTGCGCCACGCTGGCCTCGGGCGGGAAGGGCTGCACCCAGCAGCCGTGA
- a CDS encoding malate dehydrogenase, with protein sequence MTRTPVNVTVTGAAGQIGYALLFRIASGQLLGADVPVKLRLLEITPALKAAEGTAMELDDCAFPLLQGIEITDDPNVAFDGANVALLVGARPRTKGMERGDLLEANGGIFKPQGKAINDHAADDIRVLVVGNPANTNALIAQAAAPDVPAERFTAMTRLDHNRALTQLAKKAGSTVSDIKRLTIWGNHSATQYPDIFHATVGGKNAAEVVNDEKWLAEDFIPTVAKRGAAIIEARGASSAASAANAAIDHIYSWVNGTPEGDWVSMGIPSDGSYGVPEGLISSFPVTCKDGKYEIVQGLEINEFSRARIDASVKELEEEREAVRGLGLI encoded by the coding sequence ATGACCCGCACTCCCGTGAACGTCACCGTCACCGGCGCGGCCGGCCAGATCGGTTACGCCCTGCTCTTCCGCATCGCCTCCGGCCAGCTGCTCGGCGCGGACGTGCCGGTCAAGCTGCGCCTCCTGGAGATCACGCCGGCCCTGAAGGCCGCCGAGGGCACCGCGATGGAGCTGGACGACTGCGCGTTCCCGCTGCTCCAGGGCATCGAGATCACCGACGACCCGAACGTGGCCTTCGACGGCGCGAACGTCGCCCTCCTCGTGGGCGCCCGCCCGCGCACCAAGGGCATGGAGCGCGGCGACCTGCTGGAGGCCAACGGCGGCATCTTCAAGCCGCAGGGCAAGGCCATCAACGACCACGCCGCGGACGACATCCGCGTCCTCGTCGTCGGCAACCCGGCCAACACCAACGCCCTGATCGCCCAGGCCGCCGCCCCGGACGTACCGGCCGAGCGCTTCACCGCGATGACCCGCCTCGACCACAACCGCGCGCTGACCCAGCTCGCGAAGAAGGCGGGCTCCACGGTCTCCGACATCAAGCGCCTGACCATCTGGGGCAACCACTCCGCCACCCAGTACCCGGACATCTTCCACGCCACCGTCGGCGGGAAGAACGCCGCCGAGGTCGTCAACGACGAGAAGTGGCTGGCCGAGGACTTCATCCCGACCGTCGCCAAGCGCGGCGCCGCCATCATCGAGGCCCGCGGCGCCTCGTCGGCCGCCTCCGCCGCCAACGCCGCCATCGACCACATCTACTCCTGGGTCAACGGCACCCCGGAGGGCGACTGGGTCTCCATGGGCATCCCGTCGGACGGCTCCTACGGCGTCCCGGAGGGCCTGATCTCCTCCTTCCCGGTCACCTGCAAGGACGGCAAGTACGAGATCGTCCAGGGCCTGGAGATCAACGAGTTCTCCCGCGCCCGTATCGACGCCTCCGTCAAGGAGCTGGAGGAGGAGCGCGAGGCGGTCCGCGGCCTCGGCCTCATCTGA
- a CDS encoding aldehyde dehydrogenase family protein, with the protein MADSTELQARKSIHAAGEWRHAVSGATRAILDPADAAPFAVVAEGDEKDADLAVEAARAAFDGGAGAWPRTPAAERAALLRRVAGLLVRDREELGLLESRDAGKTVEEGRVDIDCVADAFRYFADLVAAEAPGRVVDAGSSDVHSVVVHEPVGVCALITPWNYPLLQASWKIAPALAAGNTFVVKPSEITPMTTIALLALLEEAGLPAGVANLVTGPGHTVGARLAEHPDVDLVSFTGGLASGVKVAQAAAPTVKKVALELGGKNPNVVFADACATEEGFDTAVDQALNAAFIHSGQVCSAGARLIVEESVRDRFVAELARRAQRIRLGRGTADGVECGPLVSEQHRAKVEAYVASALAEGAVLRCGGKRPEPSGIRPGSGYFYEPTVLDHCHREMRVVREEVFGPVLTVETFRTEDEAVALANDTEYGLAGAVWTADAGRARRVAGRLRHGTVWINDFHPYLPQAEWGGFGRSGTGRELGPAGLAEYRETKHVYQNLAPKPVRWFAG; encoded by the coding sequence ATGGCGGACAGTACGGAACTCCAGGCTCGGAAGAGCATCCACGCGGCAGGCGAGTGGCGGCACGCCGTCTCCGGGGCCACGCGCGCGATCCTCGACCCCGCGGACGCCGCACCCTTCGCCGTGGTCGCCGAGGGCGACGAGAAGGACGCGGACCTCGCGGTCGAGGCCGCCCGCGCCGCCTTCGACGGCGGCGCCGGCGCCTGGCCGCGCACCCCCGCCGCCGAGCGCGCCGCCCTGCTGCGCCGCGTCGCCGGCCTGCTGGTGCGCGACCGCGAGGAGCTGGGCCTGCTGGAGAGCCGCGACGCGGGCAAGACGGTCGAGGAGGGCCGCGTCGACATCGACTGCGTGGCCGACGCCTTCCGCTACTTCGCCGACCTCGTCGCCGCGGAGGCCCCCGGCCGGGTCGTCGACGCGGGCTCGTCCGACGTCCACAGCGTGGTCGTCCACGAGCCGGTCGGCGTCTGCGCGCTGATCACCCCCTGGAACTACCCGCTGCTCCAGGCCAGTTGGAAGATCGCGCCCGCGCTCGCGGCCGGCAACACCTTCGTCGTCAAGCCGAGCGAGATCACGCCGATGACGACGATCGCCCTGCTCGCGCTGCTGGAGGAGGCCGGGCTGCCCGCCGGGGTGGCCAACCTCGTCACCGGCCCCGGCCACACGGTCGGCGCCCGCCTCGCCGAGCACCCCGACGTCGACCTGGTCTCCTTCACGGGCGGCCTGGCCAGCGGCGTCAAGGTCGCCCAGGCCGCGGCGCCCACCGTGAAGAAGGTCGCCCTCGAACTCGGCGGCAAGAACCCCAACGTCGTCTTCGCCGACGCCTGCGCCACCGAGGAGGGCTTCGACACCGCCGTCGACCAGGCCCTCAACGCGGCCTTCATCCACAGCGGCCAGGTCTGCTCGGCCGGCGCCCGCCTGATCGTCGAGGAGTCCGTCCGGGACCGCTTCGTCGCCGAACTCGCCCGCCGCGCGCAGAGGATCCGGCTCGGCCGGGGCACGGCGGACGGCGTCGAGTGCGGCCCGCTGGTCTCCGAGCAGCACCGGGCCAAGGTCGAGGCGTACGTCGCCTCCGCGCTGGCGGAGGGGGCCGTACTGCGCTGCGGCGGCAAGCGCCCCGAGCCCAGCGGGATCCGGCCCGGAAGCGGCTACTTCTACGAGCCGACCGTCCTCGACCACTGCCACCGCGAGATGCGCGTGGTGCGCGAGGAGGTCTTCGGTCCCGTCCTCACCGTCGAGACCTTCCGCACCGAGGACGAGGCCGTCGCCCTCGCCAACGACACCGAGTACGGCCTGGCCGGCGCCGTCTGGACCGCCGACGCGGGCCGGGCCCGCCGGGTCGCCGGCCGGCTGCGGCACGGCACCGTCTGGATCAACGACTTCCACCCCTACCTCCCGCAGGCGGAGTGGGGCGGCTTCGGCAGGAGCGGCACCGGCCGCGAACTCGGCCCCGCCGGGCTCGCCGAGTACCGCGAGACCAAGCACGTCTACCAGAACCTCGCCCCGAAGCCCGTCCGCTGGTTCGCCGGCTGA
- a CDS encoding GMC oxidoreductase has protein sequence MSENNHVYDYVVIGGGTAGSVIASRLTENPDVTVAVIEGGPSDVGRDDVLTLRRWMGLLGGELDYDYPTVEQPRGNSHIRHSRARVLGGCSSHNTLIAFKPLPSDWDEWEEAGAKGWGAVAMEAYYARLKNNIVPVDEKDRNAIARDFVDAAQAALGVPRVEGFNKKPFTEGVGFFDLAYHPEDNKRSSASVAYLHPVMDERPNLTILLETWAYRLELTGTRAEGVHVRTKDGEELLIRARNEVVLCAGAIDSPRLLLHSGIGPAADLEALGIPVVHDLPGVGENLLDHPESVIVWETHGPIPENSAMDSDAGLFVRRDPGHQGPDLMFHFYQIPFTDNPERLGYERPPYGVSMTPNIPKPKSRGRLYLTSADPAVKPALDFRYFTDEDDYDARTLVDGIRIAREIAKTAPLAGWLKREVCPGPEVVGDAELSEYARRAAHTVYHPAGTCKMGAADDELAVVDPELRIRGLEGIRIADASVFPTMTAVNPMIGVLMVGERAVDLIGGDAR, from the coding sequence ATGTCCGAGAACAACCACGTCTACGACTACGTCGTCATCGGAGGCGGCACGGCAGGCTCCGTCATCGCCTCCCGCCTCACCGAGAACCCGGACGTCACCGTCGCCGTCATCGAGGGCGGCCCCAGCGACGTCGGCCGCGACGACGTGCTCACCCTGCGCCGCTGGATGGGCCTGCTCGGCGGCGAGCTGGACTACGACTACCCCACCGTCGAACAGCCCCGCGGCAACTCCCACATCCGGCACAGCCGCGCCCGCGTCCTCGGCGGCTGCTCCTCCCACAACACGCTGATCGCCTTCAAGCCGCTGCCGTCCGACTGGGACGAGTGGGAGGAGGCCGGCGCCAAGGGCTGGGGCGCGGTCGCCATGGAGGCGTACTACGCGCGCCTGAAGAACAACATCGTTCCCGTCGACGAGAAGGACCGCAACGCCATCGCCCGCGACTTCGTGGACGCCGCGCAGGCCGCGCTCGGCGTGCCGCGCGTCGAGGGCTTCAACAAGAAGCCGTTCACCGAGGGCGTCGGCTTCTTCGACCTCGCCTACCACCCGGAGGACAACAAGCGCTCGTCGGCGTCGGTGGCGTACCTCCACCCCGTGATGGACGAGCGCCCCAACCTCACGATCCTGCTGGAGACCTGGGCGTACAGGCTGGAGCTGACCGGCACCCGCGCCGAGGGCGTCCACGTGCGCACCAAGGACGGCGAGGAACTGCTGATCCGCGCCCGCAACGAGGTCGTGCTGTGCGCGGGCGCGATCGACTCCCCGCGGCTGCTGCTGCACTCCGGCATCGGACCGGCGGCCGATCTGGAGGCGCTGGGCATACCCGTGGTCCACGATCTGCCGGGCGTCGGCGAGAACCTGCTCGACCACCCCGAGTCGGTGATCGTCTGGGAGACCCACGGGCCCATCCCGGAGAACTCCGCGATGGACTCCGACGCGGGCTTGTTCGTGCGCCGTGACCCCGGCCACCAGGGCCCCGACCTGATGTTCCACTTCTACCAGATCCCCTTCACGGACAACCCCGAGCGCCTGGGCTACGAGCGGCCCCCGTACGGGGTGTCCATGACCCCGAACATCCCCAAGCCGAAGTCCCGCGGCCGGCTCTACCTGACCAGCGCCGACCCGGCCGTGAAGCCCGCCCTGGACTTCCGCTACTTCACCGACGAGGACGACTACGACGCCCGCACCCTCGTCGACGGCATCCGCATCGCCCGCGAGATCGCGAAGACCGCGCCGCTGGCCGGCTGGCTCAAGCGCGAGGTGTGCCCCGGCCCCGAGGTCGTCGGCGACGCCGAGCTGAGCGAGTACGCCCGCAGGGCCGCGCACACCGTCTACCACCCCGCGGGCACCTGCAAGATGGGCGCCGCCGACGACGAACTGGCCGTCGTCGACCCCGAACTGCGCATCCGCGGCCTGGAGGGCATCCGGATCGCCGACGCGTCGGTCTTCCCCACCATGACCGCCGTCAACCCGATGATCGGGGTGCTGATGGTCGGGGAGCGCGCCGTCGACCTGATCGGTGGTGACGCCCGATGA